One Pseudonocardia sediminis DNA window includes the following coding sequences:
- a CDS encoding acetyl-CoA hydrolase/transferase family protein, with protein sequence MIDLAPYVPAGSGLWWGQAAAESGPLVDALLDQVTAIGPCRAFCGLTWNRRVTHELPEALSLTSYGALGDLRALSREGRLDVVPVHYSGLPRLFAEGLLPSDVGLLQVSPPGPDGLCSVGIGADYAADALLHTPTLIAEVNHRMPVTRGTPGIPVERFAATIETDRPLVAAPEREPDAVDEAIAGHVVDLVADGDTVQMGVGPLPTAILDGLAGHRDLGFHAGMATDAVLRLVEKGALTGARKEIDPGVVVTGTVIGSIELYEGLDRMPVEFRPASYTHSPRVLSQLRSLVSINSAIEVDLTGQVGAEVRRGRYIGGIGGQADFSGAAARTGSRSIIALRSRSGDEPTIVPVLRGGVVTTARADVDVVVTEYGAAHLRGATPDQAARRLIAIAAPETRDELARSLTT encoded by the coding sequence ATGATCGACCTGGCGCCGTACGTCCCGGCCGGCTCCGGTCTCTGGTGGGGCCAGGCCGCCGCCGAGTCCGGGCCCCTGGTGGACGCTCTGCTCGACCAGGTCACCGCGATCGGCCCGTGCCGGGCGTTCTGCGGGCTCACCTGGAACCGCCGCGTCACCCATGAGCTGCCGGAGGCGTTGTCGCTGACGTCCTACGGCGCGCTCGGGGACCTGCGGGCGTTGTCCCGCGAGGGCCGCCTCGACGTCGTCCCGGTCCACTACTCGGGCCTGCCGCGCCTGTTCGCCGAAGGACTGTTGCCGAGCGACGTCGGGCTGCTGCAGGTCTCTCCGCCCGGCCCGGACGGCCTGTGCTCGGTCGGCATCGGCGCCGACTACGCCGCCGACGCGCTGCTGCACACCCCGACGCTGATCGCGGAGGTCAACCACCGGATGCCGGTCACCCGCGGCACGCCCGGCATCCCGGTCGAGCGCTTCGCGGCGACGATCGAGACCGACCGTCCGCTCGTCGCCGCGCCCGAACGCGAACCGGACGCCGTCGACGAGGCCATCGCCGGGCACGTCGTCGACCTGGTGGCCGACGGCGACACGGTCCAGATGGGGGTCGGTCCGCTGCCGACCGCGATCCTCGACGGCCTCGCCGGGCACCGCGACCTCGGCTTCCACGCCGGGATGGCGACCGACGCCGTGCTGCGCCTGGTCGAGAAGGGCGCGCTCACCGGGGCCCGCAAGGAGATCGACCCCGGTGTCGTCGTCACCGGGACCGTGATCGGCAGTATCGAGCTCTACGAGGGGCTGGACCGGATGCCGGTCGAGTTCCGCCCGGCCAGCTACACCCACAGCCCGCGGGTGCTCTCGCAGCTGCGGAGCCTGGTGTCGATCAACTCGGCGATCGAGGTCGACCTGACCGGCCAGGTCGGCGCGGAGGTGCGGCGCGGGCGCTACATCGGCGGAATCGGCGGGCAGGCCGACTTCTCCGGCGCGGCCGCGCGCACCGGGTCCCGGTCGATCATCGCGCTGCGCAGCCGTTCCGGCGACGAGCCGACGATCGTCCCGGTGCTGCGCGGCGGCGTGGTGACGACCGCGCGCGCCGACGTCGACGTCGTCGTCACCGAGTACGGCGCCGCCCACCTGCGCGGCGCCACCCCGGACCAGGCCGCGCGACGTCTGATCGCGATCGCCGCCCCGGAGACCCGCGACGAGCTCGCCCGCTCCCTCACCACCTGA
- a CDS encoding FadR/GntR family transcriptional regulator, which yields MTAEDAPPAIRLSPMEVPKASDVLANELRERILSGEYAEGTPLPPERELVVQTRMGRTTVREALRILEVQGLVRIRAGRNGGAFVQHPGEESVASTVELLIRGRQMRLASIHETREAIEPFCARLAALHRTDADLAVLDAANDAIVAADGLEEFLQANVDWHVGVAAAGHNEILTGMMTALSRAIFAATATKGFVDDEVRGITVRAHRSITRAVRDRDPDAAVRRMGRHVHAYAEAVLAVEDRTAIALPDEE from the coding sequence ATGACCGCAGAGGACGCTCCCCCGGCGATCCGGCTCTCCCCGATGGAGGTCCCCAAGGCCTCCGACGTCCTGGCCAACGAGCTGCGCGAGCGGATCCTGTCCGGTGAGTACGCCGAGGGCACCCCGCTGCCACCGGAGCGCGAGCTCGTCGTGCAGACCCGGATGGGCCGCACCACCGTGCGGGAGGCGCTGCGGATCCTGGAGGTCCAGGGCCTGGTCCGGATCCGTGCCGGGCGCAACGGCGGCGCGTTCGTCCAGCACCCCGGCGAGGAGTCGGTGGCCAGTACCGTCGAGCTGCTGATCCGCGGCCGTCAGATGCGCCTGGCCTCGATCCACGAGACGCGCGAGGCGATCGAGCCGTTCTGCGCCCGCCTCGCCGCACTGCACCGGACCGACGCCGACCTCGCCGTCCTGGATGCGGCCAACGACGCGATCGTGGCCGCCGACGGCCTGGAGGAGTTCCTGCAGGCCAACGTGGACTGGCACGTCGGGGTCGCGGCGGCCGGGCACAACGAGATCCTCACCGGGATGATGACCGCGCTCTCGCGCGCGATCTTCGCCGCCACCGCCACGAAGGGCTTCGTCGACGACGAGGTCCGCGGCATCACCGTCCGCGCGCACCGCTCCATCACCCGCGCCGTACGCGACCGCGACCCGGACGCCGCCGTCCGCCGGATGGGCCGGCACGTCCACGCCTACGCCGAAGCCGTCCTGGCCGTCGAGGACCGCACCGCCATCGCCCTCCCCGACGAGGAGTAG
- a CDS encoding NRAMP family divalent metal transporter, whose translation MTQPDDDRSSNPVPAPASPDRPTVNPKRSLAVVGAMFLMAMSAAGPGFISQTGTFTVQYGASFAAAIVASVLIDIAVQLNVWRVIGVSGLRAQDLANKVIPGSGYVLAGLIVVGGVVFCIGNISATGAGLKNLFGLDPRIGASISAVLCILIFTYKALDGTLDRAVLVLGAIKIGLILYLAIVTNPPVGEAALRTVAPVGLDFLPVLTLIGGTVGGYITYAGAHRFLEAGTTGRENLTSITRGSVNGILVTLVLRVALFLGILGAVTAGAQMSKSDPVGSAFGFAAGPVGIALFGLVFWTAGMTSTIGASFTSGTFLKTLSPFVAKRFNLSVSVFIAVSTILYLVLGQTPAALLVFAGAFNGLILPFGLGLMLWIAWRRRDLLGGFRSPAWFLGIGVAAWLFTVVAGVLSLAQLPTIFR comes from the coding sequence ATGACCCAGCCCGACGACGACCGTTCCTCGAACCCGGTGCCCGCACCGGCGAGTCCGGACCGCCCCACGGTGAACCCAAAGCGGAGCCTGGCGGTGGTCGGGGCCATGTTCCTGATGGCCATGTCCGCGGCCGGCCCCGGCTTCATCTCCCAGACCGGCACGTTCACGGTCCAGTACGGGGCGTCGTTCGCCGCCGCGATCGTGGCCAGCGTGCTGATCGACATCGCCGTGCAGCTCAACGTCTGGCGGGTGATCGGGGTGTCCGGGCTCCGCGCCCAGGACTTGGCCAACAAGGTCATCCCGGGCTCGGGCTACGTGCTGGCCGGCCTGATCGTCGTCGGCGGCGTCGTGTTCTGCATCGGCAACATCAGTGCCACCGGTGCGGGCCTGAAGAACCTGTTCGGCCTCGACCCACGCATCGGGGCGTCGATCAGCGCCGTCCTGTGCATCCTGATCTTCACCTACAAGGCCCTGGACGGGACGCTCGACCGTGCCGTGCTGGTCCTCGGCGCGATCAAGATCGGTCTCATCCTCTACCTCGCGATCGTGACGAACCCGCCGGTCGGCGAGGCCGCGCTGCGCACGGTCGCCCCGGTCGGGCTCGACTTCCTGCCGGTCCTGACGCTGATCGGCGGCACGGTCGGTGGCTACATCACCTACGCCGGGGCGCACCGCTTCCTGGAGGCGGGCACCACCGGACGGGAGAACCTGACGTCGATCACCCGCGGGTCGGTCAACGGCATCCTGGTCACGCTGGTGCTGCGGGTCGCGCTGTTCCTGGGGATCCTCGGCGCGGTCACGGCCGGCGCGCAGATGTCGAAGTCCGACCCGGTCGGCTCGGCGTTCGGGTTCGCAGCCGGGCCCGTCGGCATCGCCCTGTTCGGGCTGGTGTTCTGGACCGCCGGGATGACGAGCACGATCGGTGCGTCGTTCACCTCCGGAACGTTCCTCAAGACGCTCTCGCCGTTCGTGGCGAAGCGGTTCAACCTCTCGGTCAGCGTCTTCATCGCCGTCTCGACGATCCTCTACCTGGTGCTGGGGCAGACGCCGGCCGCACTGCTGGTCTTCGCGGGGGCGTTCAACGGGCTGATCCTACCGTTCGGGCTCGGCCTCATGCTCTGGATCGCCTGGCGCCGCCGTGACCTGCTCGGCGGCTTCCGCAGCCCGGCGTGGTTCCTCGGGATCGGCGTCGCCGCATGGCTGTTCACCGTCGTGGCCGGGGTGCTGTCGCTGGCCCAGCTCCCGACGATCTTCCGTTAG
- a CDS encoding biotin-dependent carboxyltransferase family protein, with the protein MVEATGPQATVQDAGRPGYSDLGVGVSGAADRAAARLGNRLVGNPEDAAVLEATFGGLAVRVRGGATVAVTGAPCEVVVDGRPVGHHCRVRVPAGARLRLDAPAAGVRSYLAVRGSIAVDPVLGSRSTDVLAGLGPAALSVGDVLPVGAARGVPPATDLAPVASPPAGDVSVRVVLGPRHDWFTADAVQALLRTPWTVSRDSNRVGMRLDGPAMERAAGFADAELPSEGVVRGSLQIAASGRPTVFLADHPVTGGYPVAAVVLDADTDLLAQVRAGQRLRFRAVGV; encoded by the coding sequence GTGGTCGAGGCGACGGGACCGCAGGCCACCGTGCAGGACGCCGGACGGCCGGGGTACAGCGATCTCGGCGTGGGTGTGTCGGGCGCCGCGGACCGGGCTGCCGCCCGGCTCGGGAACCGGCTCGTCGGCAACCCCGAGGACGCCGCCGTCCTGGAGGCGACGTTCGGTGGCCTCGCCGTCCGGGTCCGCGGAGGGGCCACCGTCGCCGTCACCGGGGCGCCCTGCGAGGTGGTCGTCGACGGCCGTCCGGTCGGTCACCACTGCCGGGTGCGGGTGCCCGCCGGGGCCCGTCTGCGACTGGACGCCCCCGCGGCCGGGGTGCGGTCGTACCTGGCGGTGCGCGGCTCGATCGCGGTCGATCCGGTGCTCGGGAGCCGCTCGACCGACGTCCTGGCCGGGCTGGGGCCCGCGGCCCTGAGCGTCGGCGACGTCCTGCCCGTCGGCGCGGCGCGTGGCGTCCCCCCGGCCACGGATCTCGCGCCGGTCGCGTCGCCGCCCGCGGGGGACGTGTCGGTGCGGGTCGTGCTGGGCCCGCGTCACGACTGGTTCACCGCGGACGCGGTACAGGCGCTCCTGCGCACACCGTGGACGGTGAGCCGGGACAGCAACCGGGTCGGGATGCGGCTCGACGGCCCGGCCATGGAGCGCGCGGCCGGGTTCGCCGACGCGGAGCTGCCCAGTGAGGGCGTCGTCCGCGGGAGCCTGCAGATCGCCGCGTCCGGGCGTCCGACGGTGTTCCTCGCCGACCACCCGGTGACCGGCGGTTACCCGGTGGCCGCGGTCGTCCTGGACGCCGACACCGATCTCCTGGCCCAGGTCCGCGCCGGACAGCGACTCCGCTTCCGCGCGGTCGGGGTCTAA
- a CDS encoding 5-oxoprolinase subunit B family protein — translation MSRTLRPCGDLGLLAEVDDTAAVTALHAALREEMTAGRLAGVADLIRGARTVLVRMTPRADVRAVAAVVGEIEPAPQAASGPDRVLDIGVVYDGDDLDEVAAHTGLTVPEVVAAHTGQVWTVAFAGFAPGFGYLQGTDDRLVVPRRDESRISVPAGAVALAARFSGVYPRPSPGGWQLIGQTGERMWDLDRDPPALLTPGTRVRFHEEG, via the coding sequence GTGAGCCGGACGCTGCGCCCGTGTGGGGACCTGGGCCTGCTGGCCGAGGTCGACGACACCGCCGCCGTGACCGCGCTGCACGCCGCCCTGCGCGAGGAGATGACGGCCGGGCGGCTCGCCGGGGTGGCCGACCTGATCCGCGGCGCGCGCACCGTGCTGGTGCGGATGACTCCGAGAGCCGACGTGCGGGCGGTCGCGGCGGTCGTCGGCGAGATCGAGCCGGCGCCGCAGGCCGCTTCCGGGCCGGACCGGGTCCTCGACATCGGGGTGGTCTACGACGGGGACGACCTCGACGAAGTCGCCGCGCACACCGGGCTCACCGTGCCCGAGGTCGTCGCCGCCCACACCGGGCAGGTCTGGACGGTCGCCTTCGCCGGATTCGCCCCGGGCTTCGGGTACCTGCAGGGGACCGACGACCGCCTCGTCGTGCCCCGCCGCGACGAGTCCCGGATCAGCGTCCCGGCCGGTGCGGTCGCCCTCGCCGCACGGTTCAGCGGCGTGTACCCGCGACCGTCCCCGGGCGGCTGGCAGCTGATCGGGCAGACCGGCGAACGCATGTGGGACCTCGACCGCGACCCGCCGGCGCTGCTCACGCCCGGCACGCGGGTCCGCTTCCACGAGGAGGGCTGA
- a CDS encoding GntR family transcriptional regulator, with protein sequence MTALTTTWTASLAQQRGRIQVGSTAERVADLLRGQVLEGELRPGMQLAEEPLVEALAVSRNTVREALQKLSQERLVEHHRHRGVFVRRLGRDDLSDLCGLRRAVEVGAVRDAAAHAVDPELAAAVRAAAESGRRAADAGDWGAAGTANAQTHLALAALAGNTRVDETMRALVAEMRLAFLVVSDPRALHEPYVEANLALGEQVVSGRLTEAADELDAYLRRAERHLLDIYSAAIAADRA encoded by the coding sequence GTGACGGCATTGACGACGACCTGGACGGCGTCGCTCGCGCAGCAGCGCGGCAGGATCCAGGTGGGATCGACGGCGGAACGGGTGGCCGACCTTCTCCGCGGACAGGTCCTCGAGGGCGAGCTCCGGCCCGGGATGCAGCTCGCAGAGGAGCCTCTGGTGGAGGCACTCGCCGTGTCGCGCAACACGGTCCGTGAGGCGCTGCAGAAGCTGTCGCAGGAACGTCTCGTCGAGCACCACCGTCACCGCGGGGTCTTCGTCCGTCGCCTCGGCCGCGACGACCTGTCCGACCTGTGTGGGCTGCGACGCGCCGTCGAGGTGGGCGCGGTGCGCGACGCCGCCGCTCACGCGGTCGACCCCGAGCTCGCCGCCGCGGTGCGGGCCGCCGCCGAGTCGGGACGACGGGCCGCGGACGCCGGCGACTGGGGCGCCGCGGGCACGGCGAACGCCCAGACCCACCTCGCGCTCGCCGCACTGGCCGGCAACACCCGCGTCGACGAGACGATGCGCGCCCTGGTCGCGGAGATGCGACTGGCGTTCCTCGTGGTGTCCGACCCCCGGGCGCTGCACGAGCCCTACGTCGAGGCGAACCTCGCGCTCGGCGAGCAGGTCGTGTCGGGCCGGCTCACCGAGGCGGCGGACGAGCTGGACGCCTACCTGCGACGGGCCGAGCGCCATCTCCTCGACATCTACTCCGCCGCGATCGCCGCAGACCGAGCCTGA
- a CDS encoding enoyl-CoA hydratase/isomerase family protein — translation MSGPVVLTIRDGVGHVTLDRPDRGNPFDVEFCTELSRVATTCDESRDVRAVLIDAAGPYFTVGADLKTMTRDRDDLPVFIKNATVGLHSAISRFARMDAPVIVAVHALAVGGGVALSAAADFCLAARSARFYAAYTGIGLLCDGGGSTFLPRRIGARRTAEFLMRNQTWTAAQAHERGLVSDVVDDGELPGAALALAAELAQGPTRSFGEIKNLLLSTWEQPIEAQMELEARAMARACRTEDAWAGVTEVAARRVPRFQGR, via the coding sequence ACCATCCGCGACGGCGTCGGACACGTCACGCTGGACCGCCCGGACCGCGGCAACCCGTTCGACGTGGAGTTCTGCACGGAGCTGAGCCGGGTCGCGACCACCTGCGACGAGAGCCGTGACGTCCGCGCGGTCCTGATCGACGCGGCCGGACCGTACTTCACCGTCGGCGCCGACCTGAAGACGATGACCCGCGACCGCGACGACCTGCCGGTGTTCATCAAGAACGCCACGGTCGGGTTGCACTCGGCGATCTCGCGGTTCGCGCGGATGGACGCGCCGGTGATCGTCGCGGTGCACGCGCTGGCCGTCGGCGGGGGAGTGGCGCTGAGTGCGGCGGCGGACTTCTGCCTGGCCGCGCGGTCGGCACGGTTCTACGCCGCCTACACCGGGATCGGCCTGCTCTGCGACGGCGGCGGGTCGACGTTCCTGCCCCGGCGGATCGGCGCGCGACGCACCGCGGAGTTCCTGATGCGCAACCAGACCTGGACGGCGGCGCAGGCCCACGAGCGCGGCCTGGTGTCCGACGTCGTCGACGACGGGGAGCTGCCCGGCGCGGCCCTGGCTCTGGCCGCCGAGCTCGCGCAGGGGCCGACGAGGTCGTTCGGCGAGATCAAGAACCTGCTGCTGTCCACCTGGGAGCAACCGATCGAGGCGCAGATGGAGCTGGAGGCCCGCGCGATGGCGCGGGCGTGCCGCACCGAGGACGCCTGGGCCGGTGTCACCGAGGTCGCCGCGCGCCGGGTGCCCCGGTTCCAGGGCAGATGA